The following proteins are co-located in the Apium graveolens cultivar Ventura chromosome 5, ASM990537v1, whole genome shotgun sequence genome:
- the LOC141660630 gene encoding uncharacterized protein LOC141660630 — protein sequence MNKKTAEDMRWHHNRVKVDGQLCHPADGDECKQFDRRFPNFSKEIRNIRLGLSSDGFDPFRDSHAREYTVWPVVVVVYNLPPSMCTKAPYMFMPLLIPGPNDPTKDLHVYLRPLIDELKILWRTGAETYDMFSCTNFMMKAALMWTISDFPALGMLSGWSTKGKLACHICMGQVKANQLKHVGKPSFYGTARYFLESDDPLRRFTKFGRTEAHSVTYRYPGSLVRSLCEDMQFPPSGKTSWRKPRDYGMTHNWTHFSPFFELPYWETLTLRHNIDVMHTEKNVFENIFFTMIGDTKKTKDNRKAREDCKELGVHRELWIQDDGTMPNAPYVLSRDQLLKLFRWIYTLQLPDGYASNISRLVQKQYPHYNDAEKDQFQKDNFLDWFERRVQDDGELKDKFIDLIRGPIYKVESYKTCKCNGYKFACGNSNELTSSNSGVVVIGTSYKESHGNNYGRLQEVLKLRYRNGHEIVVFKCHWFDHTRHVKIDRNRMTTVDVKSKLNAEDVFVLASQAHQVYYAPNIANPKSSWYTILTTKSRQVDESVTSREENIFNDDAFQNEESNASSSHVERVVVDDPINFFIDLTMFENNHFVDDYEEEQNARNKENQNEDMNIDDGSDNDDLT from the exons ATGAATAAGAAGACTGCAGAAGATATGAGGTGGCACCACAATAGGGTCAAAGTTGATGGTCAATTATGTCATCCGGCGGATGGAGATGAGTGCAAACAATTTGATCGTAGATTTCCAAACTTTTCAAAAGAGATTCGGAATATCAGACTTGGCCTCTCTAGTGATGGATTTGACCCTTTCCGTGATTCACACGCTAGGGAATATACTGTTTGGCctgtggttgtagtagtttacAACCTTCCTCCATCTATGTGCACGAAAGCTCCCTACATGTTTATGCCTCTTCTGATTCCTGGGCCGAATGATCCAACAAAAGATCTTCATGTTTACCTCCGACCATTGATTGATGAATTGAAAATATTATGGCGCACCGGAGCAGAAACTTATGATATGTTTTCTTGTACAAATTTTATGATGAAGGCGGCATTAATGTGGACAATCAGTGACTTTCCTGCACTTGGAATGCTTAGTGGGTGGTCCACAAAGGGGAAGTTGGCATGTCATATTTGTATGGGACAAGTAAAAGCCAATCAACTAAAGCATGTTGGTAAGCCTAGTTTTTATGGAACTGCTCGATATTTCTTAGAATCGGATGACCCGTTGAGAAGGTTTACAAAGTTTGGAAGAACTGAAGCACATTCAGTTACATATCGTTATCCAGGATCACTAGTAAGGAGTCTTTGTGAGGATATGCAGTTTCCTCCTTCAGGAAAGACATCTTGGAGAAAACCGAGGGACTATGGTATGACACATAATTGGACTCACTTTTCTCCATTTTTTGAGCTTCCATATTGGGAGACACTCACTCTTCGTCACAACATTGATGTCATGCATACcgaaaaaaatgtttttgagaaCATATTTTTTACAATGATTGGTGACACTAAGAAAACGAAAGACAATAGAAAAGCAAGAGAAGATTGTAAAGAACTAGGTGTGCATCGTGAATTGTGGATTCAAGATGATGGTACAATGCCAAATGCCCCATATGTGCTTTCCAGGGATCAACTTCTTAAGTTGTTTAGATGGATTTACACACTTCAGCTTCCTGATGGGTACGCCTCTAATATATCCAG GTTGGTGCAAAAACAATACCCGCACTACAATGATGCCGAAAAAGATCAATTTCAAAAAGATAATTTTTTGGATTGGTTCGAAAGAAGg GTACAAGATGATGGAGAGCTCAAGGAcaaatttatagatttaataagaGGTCCTATTTATAAAGTTGAATCTTATAAAACATGCAAGTGCAATGGTTATAAATTTGCTTGTGGAAATTCTAATGAGCTCACATCATCAAATTCCGGTGTAGTTGTAATTG GGACTTCTTACAAAGAAAGTCATGGAAATAATTACGGGAGACTACAAGAAGTTTTAAAGCTTCGATATCGCAATGGGCATGAAATTGTCGTCTTCAAATGTCATTGGTTTGATCATACAAGACATGTCAAAATTGATAGAAATCGGATGACAACCGTAGATGTTAAATCGAAGCTAAATGCCGAAGATGTGTTTGTGTTGGCTAGCCAAGCTCATCAAGTATATTATGCCCCAAATATTGCAAATCCAAAGTCATCATGGTATACTATCCTAACAACAAAGAGCCGGCAAGTCGATGAAAGCGTGACATCTAGAGaagaaaatatattcaatgatgaTGCTTTTCAAAATGAAGAATCAAATGCTTCATCTTCACATGTGGAAAGAGTGGTCGTTGATGATCcgataaatttctttattgactTGACAATGTTTGAAAATAATCATTTCGTGGATGACTATGAAGAAGAACAAAATGCGAGAAATAAAGAAAatcaaaatgaagacatgaacaTTGATGATGGAAGTGATAACGATGATTTGACATAG
- the LOC141661624 gene encoding uncharacterized protein LOC141661624 isoform X2, with protein sequence MKRNLAITVVGRCSFLLILFVILMALGSSSSWNGGSRGGRGGRGRGGRGRGGGGQGRGGQGRGGQGRGTGRGNGSGTENEGDREEGGDNDGNDEENGDEGQESRIVPHITFQRAKRSCCVGDYNKRPATDADRQIVHFIEGRNIKEAKKKKTLSYIIKVNWDEYTHQSKGAEREAFYDRCIKEFKYYAYPEGVEEEGDRAVKEYLKKNWKSLPYQEKTRAERDANDARNGGSTTATRRSFRPHYFSPRTWDSLNEYWDSDLFKKRSIKSKNARAQLEHQHYSGAMPFDERRERLEEEKQAPISDMEFMDHVYHFDNPATIKLKEDMEKVRASQSIPEEMTLDPPPSPASLKKIHRKNELSLTILARPPKKGISVLHPRHPVAEIIGGYKAAELTSFQSTQNSRSSSQPISDDNLDLIVRVSGEIHLMVHSLEMTEVPRALLNDRMQSLATAAFPNRDDPKQQELWTEYMRLGTAFVVDAMALNKKVILEGTRIEKAPLYDNHFQDNDEDDEDQDAENYSLH encoded by the exons ATGAAGCGAAACTTAGCAATCACGGTG GTTGGTAGGTGTAGTTTTTTGTTGATTCTGTTTGTGATTCTTATGGCGTTGGGGTCTAGTAGCAGCTGGAATGGTGGTAGTAGAGGGGGAAGAGGTGGACGGGGAAGAGGTGGACGCGGAAGAGGGGGAGGTGGACAGGGAAGAGGTGGACAGGGAAGGGGTGGACAGGGAAGGGGTACTGGTAGAGGGAATGGCAGTGGAACGGAAAATGAAGGAGATAGGGAGGAAGGTGGCGATAATGATGGCAATGATGAGGAGAATGGTGATGAAGGACAGGAAAGTCGTATTGTACCGCATATAACATTCCAGAGAGCTAAACGTAGCTGCTGTGTTGGTGACTACAATAAGAGACCTGCCACAGATGCGGATAGGCAGATTGTCCATTTTATCGAAGGAAGAAA TATCAAGGAGGCTAAGAAAAAAAAGACCTTGAGCTACATAATTAAAGTAAATTGGGATGAATATACACATCAATCAAAGGGAGCAGAACGTGAAGCCTTCTATGACCGTTGTATTAAGGAATTTAAG TACTATGCTTATCCAGAAGGAGTTGAAGAAGAGGGGGATAGAGCGGTAAAAGAGTATTTGAAGAAAAATTGGAAGAGCCTTCCCTATCAGGAGAAGACCAGGGCAGAGCGGGATGCTAATGACGCGAGAAATGGAGGATCGACCACGGCTACTCGACGTTCTTTCAGACCACATTACTTCAGCCCGCGGACTTGGGACAGCCTCAATGAGTACTGGGATTCTGACCTGTTTAAGAAGAGGTCTATCAAATCCAAGAACGCTCGAGCACAGCTGGAACATCAACATTATAGCGGGGCAATGCCTTTTGACGAGAGACGTGAG AGGCTTGAAGAGGAAAAACAAGCACCTATTTCTGATATGGAGTTTATGGACCACGTATACCACTTTGATAATCCGGCTACTATAAAGTTGAAG GAAGATATGGAAAAGGTGCGGGCTTCACAATCCATACCGGAAGAGATGACTTTGGATCCACCTCCATCACCAGCTAGTTTGAAGAAGATACATCGGAAAAATGAATTGAGCCTAACAATCCTAGCGAGGCCCCCGAAAAAGGGAATATCTGTCCTTCATCCTCGACATCCGGTAGCTGAAATTATAGGAGGCTACAAGGCAGCGGAACTGACTAGCTTCCAAAGTACACAGAATTCTCGTTCCTCTTCCCAGCCAATTTCTGATGATAATCTGGATTTGATAGTCAGGGTTTCTGGTGAGATACACCTAATGGTTCATTCCCTGGAGATGACGGAGGTGCCACGTGCATTACTAAATGATCGAATGCAAAGCTTGGCCACTGCAGCATTCCCGAACCGAGATGACCCGAAGCAGCAGGAGTTATGGACTGAATATATGCGGCTTGGGACGGCCTTTGTTGTTGATGCCATGGCATTGAACAAAAAAGTCATTTTGGAG GGTACTAGAATTGAAAAGGCTCCTTTGTATGACAACCACTTCCAAGACAACGATGAAGATGATGAAGATCAAGATGCTGAGAATTACTCCCTCCATTAG
- the LOC141661624 gene encoding uncharacterized protein LOC141661624 isoform X1, translated as MKRNLAITVVGRCSFLLILFVILMALGSSSSWNGGSRGGRGGRGRGGRGRGGGGQGRGGQGRGGQGRGTGRGNGSGTENEGDREEGGDNDGNDEENGDEGQESRIVPHITFQRAKRSCCVGDYNKRPATDADRQIVHFIEGRNIKEAKKKKTLSYIIKVNWDEYTHQSKGAEREAFYDRCIKEFKKYYAYPEGVEEEGDRAVKEYLKKNWKSLPYQEKTRAERDANDARNGGSTTATRRSFRPHYFSPRTWDSLNEYWDSDLFKKRSIKSKNARAQLEHQHYSGAMPFDERRERLEEEKQAPISDMEFMDHVYHFDNPATIKLKEDMEKVRASQSIPEEMTLDPPPSPASLKKIHRKNELSLTILARPPKKGISVLHPRHPVAEIIGGYKAAELTSFQSTQNSRSSSQPISDDNLDLIVRVSGEIHLMVHSLEMTEVPRALLNDRMQSLATAAFPNRDDPKQQELWTEYMRLGTAFVVDAMALNKKVILEGTRIEKAPLYDNHFQDNDEDDEDQDAENYSLH; from the exons ATGAAGCGAAACTTAGCAATCACGGTG GTTGGTAGGTGTAGTTTTTTGTTGATTCTGTTTGTGATTCTTATGGCGTTGGGGTCTAGTAGCAGCTGGAATGGTGGTAGTAGAGGGGGAAGAGGTGGACGGGGAAGAGGTGGACGCGGAAGAGGGGGAGGTGGACAGGGAAGAGGTGGACAGGGAAGGGGTGGACAGGGAAGGGGTACTGGTAGAGGGAATGGCAGTGGAACGGAAAATGAAGGAGATAGGGAGGAAGGTGGCGATAATGATGGCAATGATGAGGAGAATGGTGATGAAGGACAGGAAAGTCGTATTGTACCGCATATAACATTCCAGAGAGCTAAACGTAGCTGCTGTGTTGGTGACTACAATAAGAGACCTGCCACAGATGCGGATAGGCAGATTGTCCATTTTATCGAAGGAAGAAA TATCAAGGAGGCTAAGAAAAAAAAGACCTTGAGCTACATAATTAAAGTAAATTGGGATGAATATACACATCAATCAAAGGGAGCAGAACGTGAAGCCTTCTATGACCGTTGTATTAAGGAATTTAAG AAGTACTATGCTTATCCAGAAGGAGTTGAAGAAGAGGGGGATAGAGCGGTAAAAGAGTATTTGAAGAAAAATTGGAAGAGCCTTCCCTATCAGGAGAAGACCAGGGCAGAGCGGGATGCTAATGACGCGAGAAATGGAGGATCGACCACGGCTACTCGACGTTCTTTCAGACCACATTACTTCAGCCCGCGGACTTGGGACAGCCTCAATGAGTACTGGGATTCTGACCTGTTTAAGAAGAGGTCTATCAAATCCAAGAACGCTCGAGCACAGCTGGAACATCAACATTATAGCGGGGCAATGCCTTTTGACGAGAGACGTGAG AGGCTTGAAGAGGAAAAACAAGCACCTATTTCTGATATGGAGTTTATGGACCACGTATACCACTTTGATAATCCGGCTACTATAAAGTTGAAG GAAGATATGGAAAAGGTGCGGGCTTCACAATCCATACCGGAAGAGATGACTTTGGATCCACCTCCATCACCAGCTAGTTTGAAGAAGATACATCGGAAAAATGAATTGAGCCTAACAATCCTAGCGAGGCCCCCGAAAAAGGGAATATCTGTCCTTCATCCTCGACATCCGGTAGCTGAAATTATAGGAGGCTACAAGGCAGCGGAACTGACTAGCTTCCAAAGTACACAGAATTCTCGTTCCTCTTCCCAGCCAATTTCTGATGATAATCTGGATTTGATAGTCAGGGTTTCTGGTGAGATACACCTAATGGTTCATTCCCTGGAGATGACGGAGGTGCCACGTGCATTACTAAATGATCGAATGCAAAGCTTGGCCACTGCAGCATTCCCGAACCGAGATGACCCGAAGCAGCAGGAGTTATGGACTGAATATATGCGGCTTGGGACGGCCTTTGTTGTTGATGCCATGGCATTGAACAAAAAAGTCATTTTGGAG GGTACTAGAATTGAAAAGGCTCCTTTGTATGACAACCACTTCCAAGACAACGATGAAGATGATGAAGATCAAGATGCTGAGAATTACTCCCTCCATTAG
- the LOC141724766 gene encoding floral homeotic protein AGAMOUS-like, translating into MELSQGNWRASTLSLSFSITSKKPRDYVGILPKYSRTTGQLDNRNMMGEAINSLNVKDLKNLETKLEKGLNKIRSKKTELLFAEVEYMQKRVT; encoded by the exons ATGGAACTGAGCCAGGGAAACTGGAGGGCCAGTACTTTGTCTCTGTCCTTCAG TATTACCAGCAAAAAGCCACGAGATTACGTTGGGATATTACCAAAATACAGCAGGACAACAGGACAACTGGACAACAG GAACATGATGGGTGAAGCCATAAACTCTCTGAATGTTAAGGATCTGAAAAACCTGGAAACCAAACTTGAGAAAGGACTTAACAAAATCCGCTCCAAGAAG ACTGAGCTTTTGTTTGCTGAAGTTGAGTACATGCAGAAGAGGGTAACATAA